A genome region from Choloepus didactylus isolate mChoDid1 chromosome 12, mChoDid1.pri, whole genome shotgun sequence includes the following:
- the LOC119507359 gene encoding proteasome subunit alpha type-1-like: MFCNQYDNDVTVWSPQGRIHQIEYAMEAVKQGSATVGLKSKSRAVLVALKKAQSELAAHQKKILHVDNHIGISIAGLTADARLLCNFMRQECLDSRFVFDKPLPMSRLVSLIGSKTQIPTQRYGQRPYGVGLLIAGYDDMGPHIFQTCPSANYFDCRAMSIGARSQSARTYLERCMSEFMECNLNELVKHGLRALRETLPAEQDLTTKNVSIGIVGQDLEFTIYDDDDVSPFLEGLEERPQRKTQPAQPSDEPAEKADEPMEH; the protein is encoded by the coding sequence ATGTTTTGCAACCAGTATGACAATGATGTCACTGTTTGGAGCCCTCAGGGCAGAATTCATCAAATTGAATATGCAATGGAAGCTGTCAAGCAAGGTTCAGCCACAGTTGGGCTGAAATCGAAATCCCGTGCAGTGTTGGTTGCATTGAAGAAGGCACAATCAGAGCTTGCAGcccatcaaaaaaaaattctccatgtTGACAACCATATTGGAATATCAATTGCAGGGCTTACTGCTGATGCTAGACTGTTATGTAATTTCATGCGCCAGGAGTGTTTGGATTCCAGATTTGTATTTGACAAACCTCTTCCCATGTCTCGTCTTGTATCGCTAATTGGAAGCAAGACCCAGATACCAACCCAACGATATGGCCAAAGACCATATGGTGTGGGACTGCTCATTGCTGGTTATGATGATATGGGCCCTCATATTTTCCAAACCTGTCCATCTGCAAACTATTTTGACTGCAGAGCTATGTCCATTGGAGCCCGTTCTCAGTCAGCACGTACTTACTTGGAAAGATGTATGTCTGAGTTTATGGAGTGTAATTTGAATGAACTGGTTAAACATGGTCTGCGTGCCTTAAGAGAGACACTTCCTGCAGAGCAGGACCTAACTACAAAGAATGTTTCTATTGGAATTGTTGGTCAAGACTTAGAGTTTACGatctatgatgatgatgatgtgtcTCCATTCCTGGAAGGTCTTGAGGAAAGACCACAGAGAAAGACACAGCCTGCTCAACCTTCTGATGAACCTGCAGAAAAGGCTGATGAACCAATGGAACATTAA